One Triticum dicoccoides isolate Atlit2015 ecotype Zavitan chromosome 5B, WEW_v2.0, whole genome shotgun sequence genomic window carries:
- the LOC119306440 gene encoding protein FAR-RED IMPAIRED RESPONSE 1-like yields the protein MVNEYGLESDPTIGSLYDLRTRWIAAYFKDVYCGKMTSTQRSESTNRIVKRNHINPTTPLHVFARKMFQVLQGRKEAEARVTMESQARPKTVTNYPLEHQLSRIYTRAVFRKYKEAYVYGTSFLTKKVGLAVKAWLWSVVVGGDTDRMKKQATAARCAAN from the exons ATGGTGAATGAATATGGACTCGAGTCAGATCCTACAATTGGCAGTTTGTATGATCTGCGTACAAGATGGATCGCCGCATACTTTAAGGATGTTTATTGTGGGAAAATGACATCTACGCAACGCAGTGAGAGCACAAACAGAATTGTGAAAAGAAACCACATTAACCCTACAACACCTCTGCACGTGTTTGCAAGAAAAATGTTTCAGGTTTTGCAAGGGAGAAAAGAAGCAGAAGCCCGAGTGACCATGGAATCTCAG GCCCGGCCAAAAACAGTAACAAATTACCCTCTGGAACATCAGTTGAGCAGAATCTATACCCGTGCAGTATTCAGGAAATACAAAGAAGCATATGTTTATGGAACCTCTTTTCTTACAAAGAAAGTTGGCCTGGCTGTGAAGGCCTGGTTGTGGTCCGTCGTGGTGGGTGGAGACACAGACCGCATGAAGAAGCAAGCAACAGCTGCTAGGTGTGCTGCAAATTGA